In a single window of the Helicobacter felis ATCC 49179 genome:
- the ftsY gene encoding signal recognition particle-docking protein FtsY, with the protein MFNFFKKTIQNVASLLKTKDATFSKEEMEEILIGFDVQFDLVEKLLEHLPEQIKRNHLEVALMRFLRKESYYDQVRFKPVDTKPLVSLILGVNGAGKTTTIAKLAKKHLLNKQKVLLGAGDTFRAAAVKQLQLWGEKLQLEVISAGQNSDPSALAYNTIEAGIARGVDQIIIDTAGRLHNQTNLKNELLKISRVCSKALNNAPYYKILILDGTQGSSALEQAKIFHESLELDGVIVTKLDGTSKGGCILSILYELQLPILYLGVGEKENDLIPFEEMEYVKSLLDAIFKDGQEV; encoded by the coding sequence ATGTTTAACTTTTTCAAAAAGACGATTCAAAATGTCGCCTCTTTGCTCAAAACTAAGGACGCGACTTTTAGTAAAGAGGAGATGGAGGAAATTTTAATCGGCTTTGATGTGCAATTTGACCTCGTGGAAAAGCTCTTAGAACACCTGCCCGAGCAAATCAAACGCAACCACTTAGAAGTCGCCCTCATGCGCTTTTTACGCAAAGAGAGTTATTACGATCAAGTGCGCTTCAAACCCGTTGACACCAAACCCTTAGTGTCTTTAATCTTGGGGGTGAATGGGGCGGGCAAGACGACCACGATTGCTAAACTAGCTAAAAAGCACCTACTCAACAAGCAGAAAGTTTTGCTAGGGGCGGGGGACACCTTTAGAGCTGCGGCCGTCAAACAACTCCAACTTTGGGGCGAGAAATTGCAACTAGAGGTGATTAGTGCAGGGCAAAATAGCGATCCTAGCGCGTTAGCTTACAACACCATTGAGGCGGGGATCGCGCGGGGGGTGGATCAAATCATCATCGACACGGCCGGGCGTTTGCACAACCAAACCAATCTAAAAAACGAGCTGTTAAAAATCTCTAGGGTGTGTAGCAAGGCACTAAATAACGCTCCTTATTATAAAATCTTAATATTAGATGGCACTCAGGGCAGTTCGGCACTCGAGCAGGCTAAGATTTTTCATGAAAGCTTAGAGCTGGACGGGGTGATTGTTACTAAGCTAGATGGCACGAGCAAGGGGGGGTGTATTTTGAGCATTCTTTATGAGTTGCAACTGCCCATTTTATACTTGGGCGTGGGGGAGAAAGAAAACGATTTAATCCCTTTTGAGGAAATGGAGTATGTCAAAAGCCTGCTAGATGCGATCTTTAAAGATGGGCAAGAAGTCTAG
- a CDS encoding TlpA family protein disulfide reductase yields MALKYALILLLLSLSACSDQHKKKESPPQEVAPKTKEVPTTWEFVDQKGQASVLKHTPKGLELQGVSNQPIFILFLSLEPKFVPYSALLKHLQSNFKGVSFVAVLDKPYKQEAIDAYLKAHTPKFTLLNPKDNLDSLRVSLGCAQWKLPYFFLYKSDGTLYQSYHGAVVEEMLAKDIQDLLSTNTTKKE; encoded by the coding sequence GTGGCTCTAAAATACGCCCTTATTTTGCTTTTGCTAAGTCTGAGTGCTTGCTCTGATCAGCATAAGAAAAAAGAGAGCCCTCCCCAAGAGGTCGCGCCAAAAACTAAGGAAGTCCCCACAACATGGGAGTTTGTCGATCAAAAAGGTCAGGCGAGTGTCCTCAAACACACCCCAAAAGGGTTAGAGCTTCAAGGGGTATCCAACCAACCCATTTTTATACTATTCTTGAGTTTAGAGCCAAAGTTTGTTCCCTATAGTGCTCTGTTAAAGCATTTGCAGAGTAATTTTAAAGGCGTGAGTTTTGTTGCTGTGTTAGACAAACCCTATAAGCAAGAAGCTATTGATGCCTATCTCAAAGCCCACACGCCTAAATTTACTTTGCTCAACCCCAAAGACAATTTAGATTCATTGCGTGTGAGTTTGGGTTGTGCGCAGTGGAAACTCCCCTATTTTTTCCTCTATAAATCTGATGGCACTTTATATCAGAGCTATCACGGCGCAGTGGTTGAGGAGATGCTAGCTAAAGATATTCAAGACCTACTTAGCACCAACACTACGAAGAAAGAATGA